The genome window ACATTGAGGCTGATCTGActccagatgcagaggtctcaCCCCACAACAGGAGGGAGGAAATGGATGCAGCATCTTGTGGGCACCTATTGCATTAGACAGGATGTTTAGGGGGATTCAGTTACATGTTTAAATATACATTGTACAAGTGTAGCGTAGATTGATttttgggactttttttttttttaacctttctgTTTTAGACATCATTGCGCTTACAACGTGGTGTCTTTCATCACATGGACGGTTGCTGTAGTGGTCAGTGGGCCATTATCAAAGTGTAAACAATGTCACTGTCTGGTGTTTTCACCCCACAGCAAGGTGGACCAGGAGATTCTGAAGGTGGTCCAGGAGCGTATGAGGGCCtgccagcagagagaaggacCCAGCTACCAGCAGAACTGTGCCCCGGAAATAAAGCAGTTCAACGAGGTGACCCACAGCTATGGGTCAAGATGTAAGTGCCATTTCATAAAAGCCCACAAACTGGCAGCCTTTTAAATTGGACAAAAATTCAtaatctggaaactttttttagTTTGGCTACCACATTTTAAATTCCTAATGTCTTTCCAGATGGAGACCTGGGAGCTTACGCCAGCGCGAGGAAATGTCTAATGAAGCAAAAAGAACGGATGATGGCCACTCAGGCCCAAAGTGCTTAAGTCCCCTACAGTCTGTCCTGTGTAATTGTAAAATAAACTGCTAAATAATGTCTCTTTCCATCATTCAAAGTGCTGCACATCTGTAATGTGTTAATAACTGAGGTTCGTGCAGTACCAGAGCTTTACTCCTTATCTCCACTGTTCATTGGTAGCTTTGTTTGCCCCTTAAATGAATTTCCTCATTCACTGGTCAAGACAACTTCAGGAAAGTGTTTTAAACCATTAGCAGGTTCATGTAACTTGCCCCACCCTACTGACTGTCAGTGTAGTTTGTGCTCAAATGGTACGTCGGTTCTGGGTCTGTAGCCTCTTggctgaatgcacttattgtaataAATGCACATGGTAAAAAGTCCTCTTTTCTCACACCCCTGTTCCATCACGAGTTAAGCACAAACATAGGTTGCATTTTGTTTCAGAATGTTTATTAAACAATTCTCTGTACAAAAAGTTTAGGCGGTAGGGGTCCCGACAGACTGTCCCCTCTGCAATGGCAACCTGGCATGAGTCTTGGCCAGATGATCAGTGAACTCCTGGTATGGTGACTTTGTAAAGATGGTCTCCTTCCACAGGTCAGGGGTCAGATAGCTGTAAGTCTTGCAGATGGCATCGAAGGTGGCCTTAGCTGGTGAGAGAATAAAAAGAACCAGTGAGGAGATGCTATATTTCTGGAGTGGGTGAGGCTGGACAGAGCAAAGACACCAGGAGAAACCCAGCAACACTGACGTATGAGGAGACTTACCAAAGTTGCCGAGGGTGGCAGTGCAGCCCCTGGCAGAGGTGTAGCAATCATCAATACCGGCCATGGTGAGCAGCTTCTTGGGCACGGGAGCGGACACAATACCAGTACCACGGGGGGCTGGGATGAGACGCACCAGGACAGAGCCACAGCGGCCTGTCACCTTGCAGGGCACGGTGTGGGGCTTGCCGATCTTGTTACCCCAATAACCTCTCCTGACGGGGACAATGGACAGCTTGGCCAGGATGATGGCACCGCGGATGGCTGTAGCCACCTCTTTGGAGCACTTCACCCCCAGCCCAACATGACCATTGTAGTCACCGATGGCAACAAAGGCCTGTAAACAAATGCCAACAGGGTCATGTTTGGAACAGcaactataaaaaaaactaaatacgaTCTTTTAACACAGAATTAATGACACCCACCTTGAACCTAGTGCGCTGACCAGCTCTGGTCTGCTTCTGGACAGGCATGATCTTGAGCACCTCATCCTTCAGACTGGAACCCAGGAAGAAATCGATGATCTCAGACTCCTGCAGGAAAAAGTTAGAAAATGAAATTTGGATCAGGCCGCTTCCAACATTTGGTGCAGAATCCACATCAAAGTACCTCATTGTATAACTGCATGATAagcatattaaaaatgtaacatttctaTTAATACGCAAATCCCTGAACCACTTCTAAAAGGAATCCTGACATTTAAGGTTTATTCTTTTACACCAAGTTTAAGAATATCCATTCACAATGCATTCTATACATGTAACACAGCATGAACAaggccataaaaatgttatctGACAAAGGCACACTagaaaaacatgaatataaatcTTCGGAGGCATTAATCTATATAGTTTTGAAAGATACATTTAAAACTACTTTAAAtgttaggttttttttttaaacaaacccaGCATCAATATTTGAGAAAACGTTGACATCACAATCGAGCAAATATCGGCATACACAAGGGGTCACGTCAACGGGCGCATCCTGGATGCATTGGACATCCCGTTACCTCAGCTACCCGGTAGCATCAACAACACCTGCGCATCCTCCTCACACACCGCTCACCTTGATGGGCAGAGAGTACAGGTAGATCTCCTCCAGGGATTTGATCTTCAGGTCTTTCACCAGGCGGCCCAGCTTGGTGACTGGCACCCACTAGTAGGAGAAACGGGAATCTGAGTAAACGGTTTGTGGTATTCACAATTACGTAGGATATCGTTTCACGTTGCGGTCGTTTACAACATTAATGGGTGTTCATCTTACTTCCTTGTCCTCGGACTTGCCGCCGCGGGCCCCGCGTCCCCTGCCGCGGCCTCTCCCGCGTCCACGGCCCCGGCCGCGACCACGATCCCCGAACCCTCCGCGAAAACCTCCTCTACCACCGGCGTCGTCCGCCATTTGCTACGCAACAAAATAGAATACAGGTCATAAAGGGTTTCCAATAAGAGGCTGACATGAGCGAGCATCTGGCGATGGTATCGCCGCCATGTTCAACGATGGCATAGTTTGTTTAATATTTAGGAATATCTCAAACTCTGTCACATTATCCTCGTAAATACGAGCTGGGTTTAGAAACCCCATATTCAAATGTTATTTGGTACATTTTCAGACTGCGTTTGGCCGAAGGATGTACGAGATATAGCACGATTTCGTTCGGGAGGGATTTCTCTGCATTCTACTTACGTGATCGTTATAACAGGAAGAAGACCGTCTCGAAGTCTCGTCAGGTTTTATGTCAGACGTGATATCGCGATATTACCTCGTCTACAAAACACGCTCACTGCTGCCCCTTGCGGCATTGTCTTTTATGGCGGACCCAGGTTATAATGATCCTAGTTGTATCTTGCTCCACTTATTTATTTCGTTAAAGTAACACAGTAgtcacagaaaagaaaagacaatataacacaattaaattattttaaaataaaagctgaaCTTATctcaataattatttttttgttggacTGATACATCACATGTCAGCCTCACGTGATTGAAGATCAGGACGACGGTGTAAGAGTTTAAttagtttatttacaaaaaagatGAAACCACGGCAACTGTTAACTCACCCTTTCTATTCATACATCTACGTATTCTAAAACCACAcaacttaaaataaatgtatacatttgtaAATCCCCCACAGCAGCAGCCAATTAGCAGCAGTAAGTGTCCCTCAGCCGTTACTGTTGTTGCTACTTAGAGTCCCACTGGAGCTGCCACTGCTCTCTCCAAGGTCCTCCTCTTCCACTTCATGCAGATCGTCCATCACTTCCAGGCTTTCACAGATCAGCCCTATCTGCCTCTTCATGTGCGCCATGGTGCTCTgcatcctcctcatcttcctctgcaggGCAGTAGCGATGGCCCTGTGGTTCCTCTGTCTGACCTCATACTCCTGCCTCAGTTGCTTGTAGCAGTTGTGTTGGGCCTGGGTGCGGTGGGAGAGAATCGTCCCGCAGCCCATGTGGCAGGGCTGACGCCAGTGTTCACAGTGGCGTGCGTGGGTGTCCAGGTCCCTGCGGAGGAGCTGCGCCCGGCAGCCCTGGTACGGGCATGGAATGAGCTCGTACAGACAGCTCATGCTGTGGCGGTactgctcagagagagagaaggtctcTGCACAACCACGGATCTCATTCTTACACTGCAAGAGACAAACTCATTATGTACAAAAAAATGCTGCTAGTGACTTTTAGACTATATTATTTGCCTATAATTGAGATCTTATTTTGGATACATGCATGTTTGCAGCACTTCACTGCAGCTGTCGGaaatagttttgttttaaaaatgtttaaaagtcaAACAAggtcattatttattttgtgtgttagAGAGTAAATAACGCTGTTCAAAAATTGAGTTATGTCAAAAAGACTTAATTTTGTTCTGTGAACCATATTTAAGTaattttataaataatatgtaTACTTGACGGAGGGAAAAAAGAATGGATTCATTTGGAAATATTGATAGTCACGCCGCTATAATTACAGATATGaccattcaaaataaataagtcCTATAAActtattcaaaagaaaaaccctgGACTATTAATCTTCTCTTTACGTATCACCCTCCCCAAAGCATAATGTAGGGCCATGTTAATGGTTtggtatttctttgtctcccatATACAATTCACGTTAATGtacaacttttattttacattttctacCTTGATAGTCATTCGTCCAATAGATTTGCTCAGCTTGAACATGACAAAGATCAAGCTTGGGTTTACAGTTTTCCTGCAGCAGGGGCAGGTCTCCTGCCTACAGAGGATAAACCACAGTTAGTCATAATACTTTGCATAGAAAGACATAAATAACAATCTAATACAGGATACATTTACAGTGTTCTTATTCAGTGGTATTGATAGATATTATGTTTAGTACCTCTTGAGCCACTGTAAGATGCATTTCTTGCAGAATATGTGGTGGCATGCAGCTCTTACTGGACACCTGAGGACCCCCTGGCATATGGTACAGATCAGATCGTAGTCTGGAGTGTCCACAAACAGCTCCACATCAAAGCCCCCACTCTGTGATGACACTTCTGGGTCCGCCTGGAAGTGGCCAAAATGAATACTACTTCATCAAGTTCATCATCGTGTATCGTTCAATTTCTCAAGTTGACATTGAAGCAAAGAGTTCTGAGACACAGAAAAATTGTGACCCCTGATGTACCAACCGGAGTATTTTCCCTACAGCTGTAAAACGTGGCTCCACAACAACCAATTCATAGTGTTTTCATACAGCATAAAGGCAAGTGAACACAATACAGAATTGTTCTGGAAAGTCATATGATAACAAAAAACAAGTGTATTGCTTCAACATGACTTTGATTGTAAAATACTTAGAACACCTGATGTTTGTCATTATATAATTAACTGTATCTTTCAttaaatataatacataataatCGAAAGTATTATGGCACTTAAACAAGCCTATGTATACCAAAAGGAAAGCCCGTGAAGACATCGCCCTGTATATAAGTAATTAAGTATAGCGTTTAAAACCAACACAATTAACAAAAGCGGTTATATTCTCACCATGACGCTGTTCTCTCTTCACCGTGTTTCCATTCCCGGAGCTGGTTTACTCCATATCGGTCCTCTCACATGTCACACGCGAAACACACACCCGCGTTatcaatacaacacacacatgaacattcCTGACAAAACGTGAAGGAGGGACCCTGTGCGTGTGAGTCTGTGGGGGACAAATGAAAAGAGTAAATTACGAAAAACGAAGGGAGATAATGGCGCTCATTTGGAGCGCGTCCTTTCCCTGTTGTTCTAGTAGCAAAGCTCAGCCTCCACACGTCAGACAGCAACATGTGGACGTGAACAAACCCAGGTTGTTCTATTGTTGAGAGCCTCTGGGACCAAATataaaactgtttatttcaagACGCCGAGGATCACATACCATTGACCTGAGTTATaaacttgtttatttatttaaaacaaaaaatcacATTAGTCTAGATGCTTTCATAAGTAGAATTCATGTTTGTTTACATGTTGTCAATAGACGCTGTAAACCGGCTGGCCAATCACAGCTCAGTGCGCTGAGATGACGTCTATTGTGTGCGCCCCGGGTACCGACCACCAACATGCGGAATGTGTTGACTTCAGCCAACGTGTGAAGTGAGAAATTAGTATTTAACTTCACTGTAGTTGACAAAAATATTTACGTCTCGGCCTTCAACGTGAGCAAAATGGCAAATACCAACCTTCAATTCAAAACAAAGTAAGTTTGAGATGTACGGCACGTGCGTGCTGCAGAccttgctagctagctaacacaaGCTAGGCTATGGGGTAATTTAAAGTTGTTACAATTTACGGTAGACGTTAACAGTTGTATTTATGTTTCCCCCCTCACAGTTATGCCGTTGAAAGCAAGATCGAGCCGTTTTACAAAGGAGGGAAAGTGCAGGTGTGTTTT of Gasterosteus aculeatus chromosome 11, fGasAcu3.hap1.1, whole genome shotgun sequence contains these proteins:
- the rnf151 gene encoding RING finger protein 151 — translated: MADPEVSSQSGGFDVELFVDTPDYDLICTICQGVLRCPVRAACHHIFCKKCILQWLKRQETCPCCRKTVNPSLIFVMFKLSKSIGRMTIKCKNEIRGCAETFSLSEQYRHSMSCLYELIPCPYQGCRAQLLRRDLDTHARHCEHWRQPCHMGCGTILSHRTQAQHNCYKQLRQEYEVRQRNHRAIATALQRKMRRMQSTMAHMKRQIGLICESLEVMDDLHEVEEEDLGESSGSSSGTLSSNNSNG
- the rps2 gene encoding small ribosomal subunit protein uS5 produces the protein MADDAGGRGGFRGGFGDRGRGRGRGRGRGRGRGRGARGGKSEDKEWVPVTKLGRLVKDLKIKSLEEIYLYSLPIKESEIIDFFLGSSLKDEVLKIMPVQKQTRAGQRTRFKAFVAIGDYNGHVGLGVKCSKEVATAIRGAIILAKLSIVPVRRGYWGNKIGKPHTVPCKVTGRCGSVLVRLIPAPRGTGIVSAPVPKKLLTMAGIDDCYTSARGCTATLGNFAKATFDAICKTYSYLTPDLWKETIFTKSPYQEFTDHLAKTHARLPLQRGQSVGTPTA